A window of Rubricoccus marinus contains these coding sequences:
- the aroE gene encoding shikimate dehydrogenase, producing MTGLVVLLGAHVEHSLSPALHNSAFRAQNVGLVYAACSVSPEALTDAIRGLHALGAAGANVTIPHKQAVFAMAESVSPEAKAVGAANTLVRTESGWHAHNTDVAGFLAPLAGTDLSGAEITVLGAGGAARAVVYALLTAFAPSRLTIANRRVGQAEAVADVLSEYDARGVLQTVPLAEAPSAQLVVNCTPLGMVGMEDLTPIAAGAVGTGQIAYDLVYRPAQTRFMREAVAHGAEAIGGLPMLVGQAAESYKLWTGRDMPTDIARRAALDAL from the coding sequence GTGACTGGCCTCGTCGTTTTGCTGGGTGCTCACGTTGAGCACTCCCTCTCCCCCGCCTTGCACAACTCGGCGTTCCGGGCCCAAAACGTGGGCCTCGTCTACGCCGCCTGTTCGGTTTCGCCAGAGGCCCTGACGGACGCCATCCGCGGCTTGCACGCTCTGGGGGCCGCTGGCGCCAACGTCACGATCCCGCACAAACAAGCGGTGTTCGCGATGGCCGAGAGCGTCTCGCCAGAGGCCAAAGCGGTGGGCGCAGCCAACACGCTTGTGCGGACGGAAAGCGGGTGGCACGCGCACAACACCGACGTAGCCGGCTTTCTAGCGCCTTTGGCGGGCACGGACCTCAGCGGCGCGGAGATCACCGTTCTGGGCGCCGGCGGCGCCGCACGGGCGGTTGTGTACGCGCTCCTGACCGCCTTCGCGCCGTCTCGGCTCACGATTGCAAACCGCCGCGTGGGGCAAGCCGAGGCCGTAGCCGACGTGCTTTCCGAATACGACGCCAGAGGCGTGTTGCAAACGGTGCCTCTGGCGGAAGCGCCCTCGGCACAGCTCGTCGTCAACTGCACGCCGCTGGGCATGGTGGGTATGGAAGACCTGACGCCGATCGCTGCTGGCGCGGTGGGTACCGGTCAGATCGCGTACGACTTGGTGTACCGCCCCGCGCAGACGCGTTTTATGCGTGAGGCAGTTGCACACGGCGCCGAGGCGATCGGCGGGCTCCCCATGCTCGTGGGTCAGGCGGCCGAGTCCTACAAACTGTGGACGGGGCGCGACATGCCGACGGACATCGCGCGCCGTGCCGCGCTCGACGCGCTCTAG
- a CDS encoding polyphenol oxidase family protein: protein MTDAILTPTVFADLDGIVAGFTTRDFSPADEPREATRQRLRDETGFQDVASVGQVHRADVVAVTSGGHTPEHDGLVTDRAGLLLTTVAADCALVLLADPSSGVIGACHSGWRGTVAGIVAETVAQMEALGADARGLYAYVAPCISAERFEVGEEVAAQFSPEVVVRQKDWPRPHVDLKAELSRQLRALGVAEAQTEIASGCTMGETDRFYSYRAEGGTPGRTLGFIGRRA, encoded by the coding sequence ATGACCGACGCCATTCTCACGCCTACCGTCTTCGCCGATTTGGACGGCATCGTCGCGGGCTTCACCACGCGAGACTTTTCCCCTGCCGACGAACCACGCGAGGCGACGCGCCAGAGGCTTCGGGACGAGACCGGCTTCCAGGACGTCGCATCCGTAGGCCAGGTCCACCGCGCCGACGTGGTCGCGGTGACCTCTGGCGGGCACACGCCCGAGCACGATGGGCTCGTAACGGATCGCGCCGGGCTGTTGCTCACGACCGTCGCCGCAGATTGCGCGCTCGTGCTCCTGGCTGATCCATCCTCTGGCGTGATCGGCGCCTGCCACAGCGGGTGGCGCGGGACCGTCGCGGGCATCGTGGCGGAGACCGTTGCTCAGATGGAGGCGCTCGGCGCTGACGCCAGAGGCCTCTACGCGTACGTCGCGCCGTGCATCTCAGCCGAGCGCTTCGAGGTGGGCGAGGAGGTCGCGGCGCAGTTCTCGCCGGAGGTCGTCGTGCGCCAGAAAGACTGGCCGCGGCCGCACGTGGACTTGAAAGCGGAATTGTCTCGCCAACTGCGGGCGCTCGGAGTCGCGGAGGCGCAGACGGAGATCGCCAGCGGCTGCACCATGGGCGAGACCGACCGCTTCTACTCCTACCGTGCAGAGGGCGGTACGCCGGGCCGGACGCTGGGCTTTATCGGTCGCCGCGCCTAA
- the recJ gene encoding single-stranded-DNA-specific exonuclease RecJ, with amino-acid sequence MDSDATSGDATTAPALPDPSPGLSTSEYRWTLRPVEDEGHVESIATQLNDLPVPLARSLVLRGVDSFEGARTFFRPEISRLHDPFEMRDMDHAADRIIRAVEEKEHVMVYGDYDVDGTTSTAMLLTFFESIGLQASFFIPNRFTHGYGLSRFGVDEAIARGVSLIVAIDCGITANAEAAYIRQQGLDLIICDHHTAGDELPVATAVLDPKRPDCDYPFDGLSGCGVGYKLIQAVLVRMGLPPEDAHTYLDLVAVSTASDIVPMIGENRILMREGLRQLCDNPRLGLAALAQRAGLDLTCCTSSKIVFQLGPRINAAGRIADASMAAELLASTDASHAQRLVDEIEELNLQRRELDRETRDEALEIAERLMQDDPVALVVYKEGWHPGVIGITASRVAEKFHRPTILLTSQDGQTAKGSARSVKGISIYKALAQCEDLLDRFGGHAFAAGLALPVTSIEALRERLQPAVEGALEVDGLVPEIELDSTLDLRDVTTRFWRVLQQFGPHGPDNLRPIFWGQNLRIVGQPTKVGHEKQHLRFRVAQLDGGPTFPVIGFNLGDRYDAALASIRRGRPMEVAFQLDENTWKGRTTLQLRAKDLRLS; translated from the coding sequence ATGGATTCAGACGCCACCTCAGGTGACGCGACGACCGCCCCTGCATTACCCGATCCCTCCCCCGGCCTTAGCACAAGCGAATACCGCTGGACCCTCCGCCCCGTCGAGGACGAGGGCCACGTCGAGAGCATCGCGACGCAACTGAACGACTTGCCCGTGCCTCTGGCGCGGTCGCTCGTGCTCCGCGGCGTGGATTCCTTCGAGGGCGCGCGGACGTTTTTCCGGCCCGAGATCTCGCGCCTCCACGACCCGTTCGAGATGCGGGACATGGATCACGCCGCCGACCGCATCATCCGCGCCGTCGAGGAAAAGGAGCACGTCATGGTCTACGGCGACTACGACGTGGACGGGACCACGAGCACGGCGATGCTCCTGACGTTTTTCGAGTCCATCGGGCTCCAGGCGTCTTTCTTTATCCCGAACCGGTTTACGCACGGCTATGGCCTGAGCCGGTTCGGCGTGGACGAGGCCATTGCCAGAGGCGTCTCCCTTATCGTCGCCATCGACTGCGGGATCACGGCTAACGCGGAGGCGGCATACATCCGCCAGCAGGGACTGGACCTCATCATCTGCGATCACCACACCGCAGGCGACGAGCTCCCCGTCGCGACGGCGGTCCTGGACCCGAAGCGTCCCGATTGCGACTACCCGTTCGACGGGCTTAGCGGCTGCGGCGTCGGCTACAAACTCATTCAGGCTGTCCTGGTGCGCATGGGCCTCCCGCCAGAGGACGCGCACACTTATCTGGACCTCGTCGCGGTCTCCACGGCCAGCGACATCGTGCCGATGATCGGGGAGAACCGGATCCTCATGCGCGAGGGGCTGCGTCAACTCTGCGACAACCCACGCCTCGGGCTCGCAGCGCTCGCTCAGCGGGCGGGCCTGGACCTGACGTGCTGTACGTCGTCCAAGATTGTGTTCCAGCTCGGGCCGCGCATCAACGCCGCCGGGCGCATCGCGGATGCGTCCATGGCGGCCGAGCTTCTGGCGTCCACGGACGCCTCCCACGCGCAGCGTCTCGTGGACGAGATCGAAGAGCTCAACCTGCAACGGCGTGAGCTGGACCGCGAGACGCGGGACGAAGCGCTGGAGATCGCAGAGCGCTTGATGCAGGACGATCCCGTCGCCCTCGTGGTGTACAAGGAAGGCTGGCATCCCGGCGTGATCGGCATCACGGCCTCTCGCGTCGCCGAGAAGTTCCACCGGCCTACGATCCTCCTCACCTCGCAGGACGGCCAGACCGCCAAGGGATCGGCGCGGAGCGTCAAGGGCATCTCTATCTACAAAGCCCTCGCTCAGTGCGAGGACCTGCTGGATCGGTTTGGCGGCCACGCCTTCGCGGCGGGCCTCGCGCTTCCCGTTACGAGCATCGAGGCACTTCGCGAGAGGCTTCAACCCGCCGTTGAAGGCGCGCTCGAAGTGGACGGCCTCGTCCCCGAGATCGAACTGGACTCCACGCTCGACCTCCGCGACGTGACGACGCGCTTCTGGCGCGTGCTCCAGCAGTTCGGCCCGCACGGACCGGACAACCTGCGGCCCATCTTCTGGGGCCAGAACCTCCGGATTGTCGGCCAGCCCACCAAGGTGGGGCACGAGAAGCAGCATCTCCGCTTCCGCGTTGCCCAGCTGGACGGGGGACCCACGTTCCCCGTTATCGGCTTCAACCTCGGTGACCGCTACGACGCCGCGCTCGCGAGCATTCGCCGCGGGCGCCCGATGGAGGTCGCGTTCCAGTTGGACGAGAACACGTGGAAGGGCCGCACGACGCTTCAGCTTCGCGCCAAGGACCTACGCCTGAGCTAG
- a CDS encoding ferritin-like domain-containing protein, whose product MSQLDRLTADLDAAPTGTSRRDFFRRAGFGLGAVAAASALQACDSVDTTTDGDSVVLDFSNDFGVLNYAYALEQLEAGFYATVVGASGFSNTFSSEEQSILRDLAAHEAIHRDFFEAAIRGANGTPIPDLTPNFDDIDFSSRSSVLGTAQVFEDLGVSAYNGAGRFIQSDAYLTLAGKIVSVEARHASVIAGLITPNAIASSGQINAQGLDKATPPAQVIAAASAFIDDTIVVRNAS is encoded by the coding sequence ATGTCTCAACTCGACCGCCTCACTGCGGACCTCGACGCCGCCCCTACGGGCACGAGCCGCCGCGACTTCTTTCGTCGTGCAGGCTTCGGTCTCGGCGCCGTCGCTGCAGCCTCCGCCCTTCAGGCCTGCGACTCCGTGGACACCACGACGGACGGCGACAGCGTCGTCCTCGACTTCTCCAACGACTTCGGTGTCCTGAACTACGCCTACGCATTGGAGCAGCTCGAAGCCGGCTTTTACGCGACCGTCGTCGGCGCCAGCGGCTTCAGCAACACGTTCTCCTCTGAGGAGCAGAGCATCCTCCGCGATCTCGCCGCTCACGAGGCGATCCACCGCGACTTTTTCGAGGCGGCCATCCGCGGTGCCAACGGAACGCCGATCCCGGACCTGACGCCCAACTTTGACGACATCGACTTCTCCAGCCGCTCCAGCGTGCTCGGGACGGCGCAGGTCTTCGAGGATCTCGGCGTGAGTGCCTACAACGGCGCCGGCCGGTTTATCCAGAGCGACGCGTACCTCACGCTCGCAGGCAAGATTGTCTCTGTAGAAGCACGCCACGCGTCCGTCATCGCGGGCCTGATCACGCCAAACGCCATCGCGAGCAGCGGCCAGATCAACGCTCAGGGACTGGACAAGGCGACCCCGCCGGCTCAGGTCATCGCGGCCGCTTCGGCGTTTATCGACGACACCATCGTCGTCCGTAACGCTTCCTAA
- a CDS encoding ferritin-like domain-containing protein has protein sequence MTDFLQDISGLADATSSRRDALRKGAGIGLAAAFASIPFLKPGRVMAQSTEGDFGILNYALTLEYLERSFYRQAIATGSIPSNVSSLFDTIENDETQHVLLLRGAINAAGGTPVQYTDSDFTFTPFLSSYANIRTLAQGLEDTGVRAYKGQAAAITSKDYLTVALQIHSVEARHAAAIRRLNGNQGWIPNAQPNAPEAIAPVYGAGSPASTFPSEANTTQGGINLVTGLSGYSAEEISEAFDEPLGMTTVLAIAGQFISGDEGDGDED, from the coding sequence ATGACTGACTTTCTCCAAGACATCAGCGGATTGGCCGACGCGACCTCCTCGCGTCGCGACGCTCTCCGCAAGGGTGCAGGCATCGGCCTCGCTGCCGCGTTTGCCTCCATCCCGTTCCTCAAGCCGGGCCGCGTAATGGCGCAGTCCACCGAGGGCGATTTCGGCATCCTCAACTACGCGTTAACGCTTGAATACCTCGAGCGCTCGTTCTACCGCCAGGCGATCGCCACCGGTAGCATCCCGAGCAACGTTTCTTCGCTGTTCGATACCATCGAGAACGACGAGACGCAGCACGTGCTCCTTCTCCGCGGCGCGATCAACGCCGCTGGCGGAACGCCCGTACAGTACACAGATAGCGACTTCACGTTCACGCCGTTCCTGAGCAGCTACGCGAACATCCGTACGCTTGCACAGGGTCTCGAAGACACCGGCGTTCGGGCTTACAAGGGCCAGGCTGCTGCCATCACGAGCAAGGACTACCTCACGGTTGCCCTTCAGATCCACTCCGTGGAGGCCCGCCACGCTGCGGCCATCCGCCGCCTCAACGGCAACCAGGGATGGATCCCGAACGCACAGCCCAACGCGCCAGAGGCCATCGCGCCGGTCTACGGTGCAGGGAGCCCCGCTAGCACGTTCCCCTCTGAGGCGAACACGACGCAGGGCGGAATCAACCTCGTCACCGGCCTCAGCGGCTACTCTGCCGAGGAGATCTCCGAGGCGTTCGACGAGCCGCTCGGCATGACGACGGTCCTGGCCATCGCAGGCCAGTTCATCAGCGGCGACGAGGGCGACGGCGACGAGGACTAG
- a CDS encoding DUF2945 domain-containing protein, with translation MAQFSKGDHVEWNWGSGTAEGTVQETFTSEVTRTIKGNEVTRNATEDNPAYLIEQEDGDRVLKSESELSKA, from the coding sequence ATGGCACAGTTCAGCAAAGGCGACCACGTAGAATGGAACTGGGGCTCCGGCACCGCCGAGGGCACCGTCCAAGAGACGTTCACCAGCGAGGTCACGCGCACCATCAAAGGCAATGAGGTCACGCGCAACGCGACCGAGGACAACCCCGCTTACCTCATTGAGCAGGAAGACGGCGACCGCGTTCTCAAGTCAGAGAGCGAACTCAGCAAGGCGTAG
- a CDS encoding S8 family serine peptidase produces the protein MRFTLSLALALLTLPLAAQPAGAQPAEDWHLANPASGTPGIALDAAYELLEGKTPSDVIVAIIDSGVDGEHPDLAPIMWVNEGEIAGNGVDDDGNGYTDDIHGWSFLGGADGQNVGAERLEITRLVAACRAMAVPDPECADYETALDAKVSEINMQAGNLFPVYEQMKGADSLLTARFPDTYDRADVTTLDVGGDIEADQAKRMLSFLASQGASFEDLEGFVTYLRSQLDYNLNVDFDPRGIVGDDPMNMTERYYGNADASGPDPSHGTGVAGLVAAIRGNEFGIDGIAPNMASGGPVRIMAVRAVPDGDEYDKDIANAIRYAVDNGARIINMSFGKAYSPGKSVVDEAAQYAAERGVLLVHAAGNDGKNLANGMNFPTDRTTTGDLVSTWMEIGASSSDMEALAAGFSNYAQEEVDLFAPGAAVKSLAPGGETQVANGTSFAAPVVAGVAALVMSYFPDLSAEEVRQILLDSATPMAETMTPQPGSGEAVSFGTLSVTGGIVNAEAAIRLAMERSGS, from the coding sequence ATGCGCTTCACGCTTTCGCTCGCCCTCGCCCTTCTCACGCTGCCTCTGGCGGCCCAACCCGCCGGGGCTCAGCCCGCCGAAGACTGGCACCTCGCCAACCCCGCTAGCGGCACGCCCGGCATCGCGCTGGACGCCGCTTACGAGCTTCTCGAGGGCAAAACGCCCAGCGACGTGATCGTCGCCATCATTGACTCTGGCGTGGACGGGGAGCACCCCGACCTCGCGCCCATCATGTGGGTCAACGAGGGGGAGATTGCCGGCAACGGCGTTGACGACGACGGCAACGGCTACACCGATGACATCCACGGCTGGAGCTTCCTCGGCGGTGCCGACGGCCAGAACGTGGGCGCCGAGCGCTTGGAGATCACGCGCCTTGTAGCGGCCTGCCGCGCGATGGCAGTCCCGGACCCCGAGTGCGCTGATTACGAGACCGCTCTCGACGCGAAGGTCTCGGAGATCAACATGCAGGCTGGCAACCTCTTCCCAGTCTATGAGCAGATGAAGGGCGCCGACTCGCTCCTCACCGCGCGCTTCCCCGACACCTACGACCGCGCTGATGTCACCACGCTCGATGTCGGGGGAGACATCGAAGCGGATCAGGCCAAGCGGATGCTCTCGTTCCTCGCGTCGCAGGGCGCCTCGTTCGAGGACCTCGAAGGGTTCGTGACCTACCTGCGGAGCCAGTTGGACTACAACCTCAACGTCGACTTCGACCCGCGCGGCATCGTCGGCGATGACCCGATGAACATGACGGAGCGGTACTACGGCAACGCGGACGCCAGCGGCCCCGACCCGAGCCACGGGACCGGCGTCGCGGGCCTCGTGGCTGCGATCCGCGGCAACGAGTTCGGCATCGACGGCATCGCGCCCAACATGGCCTCTGGCGGGCCCGTCCGCATCATGGCCGTCCGCGCCGTGCCCGATGGCGACGAGTACGACAAGGACATCGCCAACGCGATCCGCTACGCGGTGGACAACGGCGCGCGCATCATCAACATGAGCTTCGGCAAGGCGTACAGCCCCGGCAAGAGCGTCGTCGATGAGGCCGCGCAGTACGCGGCCGAGCGCGGCGTCCTGCTGGTTCACGCCGCTGGCAACGACGGCAAGAACCTCGCCAACGGCATGAACTTCCCCACCGACCGCACCACGACGGGTGACCTGGTTTCGACGTGGATGGAGATCGGCGCGTCCTCCAGCGACATGGAGGCGCTTGCGGCAGGCTTCTCCAACTACGCTCAAGAGGAAGTGGACCTGTTCGCGCCCGGCGCAGCCGTGAAGTCGCTGGCCCCTGGCGGGGAGACGCAGGTCGCCAACGGCACCAGCTTCGCCGCACCGGTTGTGGCTGGCGTCGCGGCGCTCGTGATGTCCTACTTCCCGGACCTCTCAGCCGAGGAGGTCCGCCAGATCCTGCTGGACTCCGCCACGCCGATGGCAGAGACCATGACGCCGCAGCCTGGCAGCGGTGAGGCCGTTTCCTTCGGGACGCTTTCCGTCACGGGCGGCATCGTCAACGCCGAGGCAGCCATCCGCCTCGCGATGGAGCGCAGCGGCTCCTGA
- a CDS encoding bifunctional response regulator/alkaline phosphatase family protein: MPRILWADDEIDLLKPHVLFLEAKGYSVETVSNGADAVDRVENARFDVVFLDEQMPGLGGLDALEQIKERRPETPVVMITKSEEEHLMEDAIGRKIADYLIKPVHPKQLLLTCKRLLDGDRIRGEQVQQDYLQTFGQISARLGGSLDADEWIDVYRQLVRFDLELQGGDESVRQILDDQYKGANEAFSRFIEREYPEWISASARGEKPGEARPTMSHDIIGQSVMPLLGDVGGKPERPVVFFLIDCLRYDQWLLFERTLQQHYEVETDWHYSILPTATPYSRNAIFGGLLPVDLAKRFPDRFTADVRDDDEPSLNAHEDEFLRDLLDRRHRKDIRMRYEKISNQSDGAAFADRVTDLLQVDLSAVVVNFVDILAHSRSDSRILREIAPDVPAYRGLSTTWFEHSWLADAFKQLSEHDCTIVITSDHGAVRSLNATKVIGDRETSTSLRYKHGRNLKVESREAIFVKEPETYGLPRAGINENYVFATEDRYFVYPTNYHKYQERYRDSFLHGGVSLEEILLPVATLRPKG; encoded by the coding sequence ATGCCTCGCATCCTCTGGGCCGACGACGAGATCGATCTCCTCAAGCCGCACGTCCTGTTCCTCGAAGCCAAAGGCTACTCCGTCGAGACCGTGAGCAACGGCGCCGACGCGGTGGACCGCGTCGAAAACGCCCGCTTCGACGTGGTCTTCCTCGACGAGCAAATGCCCGGCCTTGGCGGGTTGGACGCCCTAGAGCAGATCAAGGAGCGGCGGCCGGAGACGCCCGTCGTGATGATCACCAAGAGTGAGGAGGAGCACCTGATGGAGGACGCCATCGGGCGCAAGATTGCGGACTACCTCATCAAGCCTGTCCACCCGAAGCAGCTGCTCCTCACGTGCAAGCGGCTTCTGGACGGCGACCGCATCCGCGGCGAGCAGGTCCAGCAGGATTACCTCCAGACGTTTGGGCAGATCTCGGCGCGCCTCGGCGGCTCGCTGGATGCCGACGAGTGGATCGACGTGTACCGTCAGCTCGTGCGCTTCGACCTGGAGCTTCAGGGCGGCGACGAGAGCGTGCGCCAGATCCTCGATGATCAGTACAAGGGCGCCAACGAGGCGTTCTCTCGCTTTATCGAGCGCGAGTACCCGGAGTGGATCTCGGCCTCCGCCAGAGGCGAGAAGCCGGGCGAGGCCCGCCCAACGATGAGCCACGACATCATCGGCCAGAGCGTGATGCCGCTGCTCGGCGACGTGGGCGGCAAGCCTGAGCGGCCCGTCGTCTTTTTCCTCATCGACTGCCTCCGCTACGACCAGTGGCTGCTCTTCGAGCGCACGCTGCAGCAGCACTACGAGGTGGAAACGGACTGGCACTACTCCATCCTGCCCACGGCCACGCCGTACTCGCGCAACGCCATCTTCGGAGGCCTGTTGCCGGTCGACCTCGCCAAGCGCTTCCCGGACCGCTTCACCGCCGACGTGCGCGATGACGACGAGCCCAGCCTAAACGCGCACGAGGACGAGTTCCTCCGCGACCTGCTCGACCGCCGCCACCGGAAAGACATCCGGATGCGCTACGAGAAGATCAGCAACCAGAGCGACGGTGCCGCCTTCGCCGACCGTGTAACGGATCTCTTGCAGGTGGACCTCTCGGCCGTTGTCGTCAACTTCGTGGACATCCTCGCGCACTCGCGCTCGGACTCCCGCATCCTCCGCGAGATCGCGCCCGACGTACCCGCGTACCGCGGCCTCAGCACGACGTGGTTTGAGCATTCCTGGCTGGCCGACGCGTTCAAGCAGCTTTCCGAGCACGACTGTACGATCGTCATCACGAGCGATCACGGCGCCGTGCGGTCACTCAACGCGACCAAGGTGATCGGCGACCGCGAGACGAGCACGAGCCTGCGCTACAAGCACGGCCGCAACCTCAAGGTGGAATCTCGCGAGGCCATCTTCGTCAAGGAGCCCGAGACGTACGGCCTGCCGCGTGCGGGCATCAACGAGAACTACGTCTTCGCGACCGAGGACCGCTACTTCGTCTACCCGACGAACTACCACAAGTACCAGGAGCGCTACCGCGACTCGTTCCTGCACGGTGGCGTAAGCCTGGAGGAGATCCTGCTGCCCGTCGCCACGCTCCGCCCGAAAGGCTGA
- a CDS encoding DUF4440 domain-containing protein, whose protein sequence is MRLLLLALLLPLAAGASAQSTPSPEDVGTLDGIIRAYYEVVSGPAGQPRDWARDSTLHHPDALVTVVGSGPDGEVIVQPTDLAGFHAQSSSLATAGFFEAEIARRTERYGATAHVWSTYEWRQTETGPVEGRGVNSIQLVWDGARWWIISWMFDGRSDKPDVPQPYMPQ, encoded by the coding sequence ATGCGCCTGCTCCTCCTCGCTCTGCTCCTGCCTCTGGCGGCGGGCGCCTCTGCCCAGTCCACGCCTTCCCCGGAAGACGTAGGCACGCTCGACGGCATCATTCGCGCGTACTACGAGGTCGTCTCAGGCCCCGCAGGCCAACCTCGTGACTGGGCGCGAGACAGCACCCTCCATCACCCTGACGCCCTCGTGACGGTCGTCGGGAGCGGCCCCGATGGGGAGGTGATCGTCCAGCCGACCGATCTGGCGGGCTTCCACGCGCAGAGCAGCAGCCTGGCTACGGCGGGGTTCTTCGAGGCCGAGATCGCGCGGCGCACCGAGCGCTACGGCGCCACCGCGCACGTCTGGAGTACGTACGAGTGGCGCCAGACCGAAACCGGCCCAGTGGAGGGCCGCGGCGTGAACAGCATCCAACTGGTCTGGGACGGCGCGCGCTGGTGGATCATCTCGTGGATGTTCGACGGCCGCTCCGACAAGCCCGACGTGCCGCAGCCGTACATGCCTCAGTAA
- a CDS encoding FAD-binding oxidoreductase, with product MDGLPSSYLAATVTRREDHTDDLATFWLRPERPVAFEPGQYVTLVLPGASGQWVKRPYSVLSAPHEGEIELFVERVDGGELTPSLFGLAAGDALGVRGRAAGAFARDGACTHHVMACTVTGIAPFLSMLRHAAADPASGARGDRFLILYGASTPADLGPYAAELQTFARGEHVSAVVTVSRPWEAPNWTGEAGRVEDVLRKHLDALEWPLEETAGYACGNPGMVSAVHGLLRRAGLDDAHLHEEAYFPDAGETAPGEAPPAAPPARRQGVTAAPPGGIVLKTAPRPPERD from the coding sequence ATGGACGGTCTCCCCTCTTCGTACCTCGCCGCCACGGTCACACGCCGCGAGGACCACACCGATGACCTCGCCACGTTCTGGCTCCGCCCCGAGCGGCCCGTGGCCTTCGAGCCCGGTCAGTACGTCACGCTCGTGCTCCCCGGCGCCAGCGGTCAATGGGTCAAGCGCCCGTACTCCGTCCTCAGCGCGCCGCACGAGGGAGAGATCGAGCTGTTCGTCGAGCGCGTGGACGGCGGCGAGCTCACGCCCAGCCTGTTCGGGCTCGCCGCTGGCGACGCGCTCGGCGTCAGGGGCCGTGCGGCGGGCGCCTTTGCGCGAGACGGGGCGTGCACGCACCACGTCATGGCGTGCACCGTGACCGGCATCGCGCCCTTTCTCTCCATGCTCCGCCATGCCGCCGCCGATCCGGCCTCTGGCGCAAGAGGCGACCGCTTTCTGATCCTCTACGGGGCGAGCACGCCTGCTGATCTCGGCCCGTATGCCGCCGAGCTCCAGACGTTCGCCAGAGGCGAGCATGTGAGCGCTGTCGTCACGGTCAGCCGTCCGTGGGAAGCGCCGAACTGGACCGGCGAGGCGGGCCGCGTGGAAGACGTCCTCCGCAAGCACCTCGACGCGCTCGAATGGCCGCTGGAGGAGACGGCCGGCTACGCATGTGGCAACCCCGGCATGGTGAGCGCGGTCCACGGCCTCTTGCGCCGCGCCGGCCTAGACGACGCTCACCTCCACGAGGAAGCCTACTTCCCCGACGCCGGCGAGACCGCTCCTGGCGAAGCCCCGCCAGCGGCTCCGCCCGCCCGGCGTCAGGGCGTTACCGCGGCGCCTCCGGGCGGCATCGTGCTCAAGACGGCACCGCGCCCTCCTGAGAGGGACTGA
- a CDS encoding DUF4178 domain-containing protein — protein MDDQHHCPTCGAPLRIKNRFVKAVTCEFCQNVALYDGVRLDPTGRTASLAQLKSPLYLDATGRVGTHAFRVLGRLVYEYEGGTWQEWFLDIGGEKRAWLIEDEGAFSLLQKRPLAQAPPFAGIQVGDVLTLADREVRVDEVGEATIVSAEGQFGTLILPGEAIAYVDGASGDEEVGLEYGEREVELFVGRPVDRADVTVDPDPFS, from the coding sequence GTGGACGATCAACACCATTGCCCGACGTGCGGCGCCCCGCTGCGCATCAAAAACCGCTTCGTGAAAGCGGTCACCTGCGAGTTCTGCCAGAACGTGGCCCTCTACGACGGCGTCCGCCTGGACCCCACCGGCCGCACCGCTTCGCTCGCTCAACTCAAGAGCCCGCTCTACCTCGACGCCACCGGCCGCGTCGGGACGCACGCCTTCCGCGTTCTGGGCCGTCTCGTGTACGAGTACGAGGGCGGCACCTGGCAGGAGTGGTTCTTGGATATCGGCGGCGAGAAGCGCGCGTGGCTGATCGAAGACGAAGGCGCGTTCTCCCTCCTCCAGAAGCGGCCTCTTGCGCAGGCGCCTCCCTTCGCGGGCATCCAGGTCGGTGACGTGCTCACGCTGGCCGACCGCGAGGTGCGCGTCGACGAGGTCGGCGAAGCGACCATCGTCTCGGCCGAGGGACAGTTCGGCACGCTCATTCTCCCCGGCGAAGCCATCGCCTACGTCGACGGCGCCTCTGGGGACGAAGAGGTGGGCCTGGAGTACGGCGAGCGCGAGGTGGAGCTGTTCGTGGGCCGCCCCGTGGATCGCGCGGACGTGACCGTAGACCCCGACCCTTTCAGCTAA